The genomic stretch TGTGCCTCAAAGCCTGAAAACGGCTCAAGCAAATGTGGATTGTTTGAGCAGGGGAGGTAGCTTTTCTCTAAAAGGCAGTGAAGAGCTCCTTGGTTCAGCACCTGTGCTCTCTTTAACACAGGCCTTAGAGGCCGGCAATCCTGCACATTGTGTCTGCTCTCTTTCATCAAGTCAGGAGTGATGGGATAGACGCCCTGTACCACTGGACTCTGGAATGTGATTCGGGAACCCAGGGACACTTTGTTAGAGGAGGATGAGGGCAGGTGCTGACAGCTCGCTTTTATAGTCCAGGCCTTTTCAGGAGGACGGCTCTCACTGAGAGGTGCATACCGAGGATGACTGACCGGGTGAGGATGCCGAGTTGAATCTATTTCCACATTGTCTGGCCTTCAAAAgcaagaaataaacagaacgGCATTAAAAATTGCTGTAAAGCATGcataaagaaaacaataagtGAAACTTCAATTCAACAAATGTccatgtgtgttttctctgactTCTATCTTTTCCTTCTACCTTCAATCTGGTGTATAGATTAGCAACACAAAACTGCCCCTAGGAGAAAATTCATCCATAGTACAATGTAGACTGGTTTATTCCTGCCTCCTGACCAGAGTTCCTGGGATAGATTTTGGACTGTGCCACAATCCTAACCGGGATAAAgagcttactgaagatgaatgaatgaataaagtttCATAAAGCATAGATATATTTAATACAGCTATAAAGATTGTTACTGCATGTGTGcttagcaaaataaaaaatgtaaaaagtctaATTTCACAATTGATTTTGctctcataaaaataaatacatatattttttatctctGGTTTGACAAACACTTCTGGCTTGTGGTGTTCCACTTCAAATAACACATCTTTTGCCTTTCAGGATAAAAAATTGTATTAGGATTCATTCTCATCTCACACCTTGCTAGTTTGCTTTCTTcctaaacattttcttttaattcatttCCTCTCACTGCTGTAGAAGCTGACGGCTATGGAAATGTGCACCCTTCTCTCTCTATACCTAAAAATCTTTCCTCCTCGCATTTCTGAGCACTTTGTGTCTGTGATAaaccttctctctccctctctctctctctctctctctctctccctctctctctcgctctcagtgGTGTGACCAACCAGCCTTTAAATCATCAATAAGCAGAAAATAGCTGTGCTGTGTGAGATATTAGCTGTGCACTTTTAAAATTGCACTTGTGGAATTTAATTTAAGATATTCACTGTAAAGTGAAGTTCAGCTGAAAGCAACAGCTAAAAGCATTGAGAGTGTGACACCTGGCCATATTTCAGAGCGAGAAAGAAGAAGGAATTTTCTCTTCTTGGATAAATGTGAAACATTGTAGCCTTTTAGCTAACGgtagtttctgagtttattGCCTTTTGTAGTGCAGCTGTCTTTAGGGGTGTTTTTACCTGCATCCAGCTCGGCATGGTGGCCTCTCCAGAACCGTGGATTTGATGGCAGGAAGAAACCCCCTGGTGCGAGTACATCCAGTACCCTTTACCACCAGAGTACATCTACAGAAAGATTTAATGTTCTGTTCAGTTTTTATGGTGCACCATTTTAATGCTTCAATCATTTAGTCAGACATTAACAGAGTTAATTTCATATGTTCTAACAAAGATATTTCATTACTTGGACGTGAGCAGAAGCGGAAGGCTCGAGTCAGAGACGCCTTGTCCTTTGCGGCTCGTGTGTGACCTGTTAACTTTCGGGTCAGGGGTTAATGTGTTCATCACAGTGGGAAGGCTTTTTAAACTCTGAATGTCGTCATTATCATCTTCGTCCTGATGAGCTTCATTAATGAGATGAGGCAGTCTTGCAGTTACATCCTACAGATTATAGAAACATGACACTCTATTGAATATTTTTACGTCTAGTTTGTAATTTCAGCtgaatgtatgaatgagtgggcagcatggtggcttagtggttagcgctGTTGCGTCACAGTAAGAAGTTCCTGGGTTCGAATGCCTTTCTGTGTGgactttgcatgttctccccatgcctgcgtgggtttactctggtttcctcccacagtccaaaagcATGTATACTAAGTGGATTCTAAAGTGCCCATaggtgtgagcgtgtgtgattgtctgtctgtatgtggccctgtgatggactggtgacctgtccagggtgtaaccctgcctttcacccaatgtgtgctgggatgctccagcagatccctgtgaccctaattaggaataaagtgggtataaaAAATGGACTGGATTTATATATAGCAGGGGTGTAAAGCTGTGTATGGGTTTATTACTCCCAATAGTGATGGTGGAATTTAGATTTAAACCTTAGGTGTAGCTTAATCCTGAGGGTGTGAGGGTTTTTCCCTAGTACAAAATATATGCAAAGTAGTAGCTGAATTTAATCTACTATGATGTCCAGGCACTTTCTAAGGACGAATTAGTGAAAGCTTTCATGTCCATGTTTCTAAAACTAAAATAGAAACCTCCTGCTTGCACAAAATCTGTCCCAAGGCACTAATCTAGTCCCAACCAGAAACCTTGTGAACTTTTCTGatgtatttgtatgtttgtaATACATTACAATAACCGTACATATATAGTCCTGCACTAATATCTGAATAAATACTTCTAAACAAATGATGAGTTATGATATGTACTAATCACCAACTAATGAAGAGCTAATCTTAACTACTGTATGAGTCTTATGAATTCATGCGTGAATTACGACCAAGTACATGATAATGTATTAATGAATACACTAGATCAAACAGGCTCTGTAAGAAAGAATATGAATTGtgaattattttcataattatttACAATCATCCTCCTTATCGTATTTCCTTACCAAGAAAATCAAACTAATAATAAAGACTTATAAGTTAATCTCAGTCCATTTCTCTTCAAATCTCATTGTAGTACTAGTACATGTTCTGGGTGGCTCGGGCTGCCTGCTCCTTTACACACAAGAATGAACAATTTGAAATATTCTGTACATGTTTCATTTATATTCTTTCTTGCAGAGCATGTTAAAGTcaaagctctgtgttgttttatgtagcaccatggtcacggagaaatgttgtttcagcTCACTATATACtgtgtcagtgctttatatggttgaaatgacaatgaaaGCTTAATCTAGTTTAGCCCTATGTGTTCACATAAGTTGGTCACGTGAAAGATTCACACCGTAGTTAAGGTTAGCGCTTCGTTAGATTGTGATTAGTACATACCTCAACTCatcatatatacaccgatcaggcataacattatgagcagtgacaggtgaagtgaataacactgatgatctcctcatcatggcacctgttagtgggtgggatatattagacagcaagagaacattttgtcctcaaagttgatgtgttagaagcaggaaaaatggacaagagtaaggatttgagcgagtttgatgaagggcctaattgtgatgtctagacgactggatcagagcatctccaaaactgcagctcttgtggggtgttcccggtctgcagtggtcagtatctatcaaaagtggtccaaggaaggaacagtggtgaaccggcgacagggtcatgggtggtcaaggctcattgatgctggtggggagcgaaggctggcccgtgtgatccgatccaacagacgagctactgtttgctgaagaagttaatgctggttctgatagaaaggtgtcagaatatacaggGTCAGGGGGACCAACTCAAcagtaggcaggtggtcataatgttatgtctgatcggtgtaagtaTTAATATAGGTATTAGTGCATGATTATTCATTTACTGTTTTTATGAAGATGTTATCCGCTATCTGttcaattaaaattaaaattcgaTTACATCCCTAAGGATTACACGAGCAAGCAGCCACCCAACATGTGTCCATGTCACCGTGTAATGTAGCCGGAATCTTCTCAACAGTTACCTTACGCTTCCTGAACGAAACCGGTTCCGAGAAGTACGATGGTACCGGAGAAACCTCACGGGATGGAGACTGACTTCTTCTCATCCTACGGCGGTTTATTTTATGGAAATGTACCTCAGCAGGCCTGGAGTTAAAAGCAAAAGCTATACATTATTCCTCCCTTTTTAGACTTAACCTGACAGAGTGCTATTTCACACGACAAATGATATTTATTACGTCTTTAAAATCTGCCCTGTGAAAAGTTTTCTGCTGTCTCTTACCAGTTTGCAGCCTCCTCCgtgactgtgtgtttatctgtgacGCCCATTCTCTTTGCTGTACATTACCTCAAGATGagaaacattttagaaaaataagTTTGTTTTCTTCCTCGTAATCAATAATCCCAAGCCCTTCAATCTTATAAATAatagtttttaattaaagttgaGGTTTTTGTTGTGCAGTGATTTCACTCTTACTCCTAACCAGCATGGTTTCTAAAATTCCATTAGTAATGAGAATGCATTAGCATATAAATTGGTGTTTTGCTGTATTAAAGCAAAGTGTgcacagagggggaaaaaaatacatttttttgagCCACAATGGTGATAATTTTTCCATTGCTGATCCAGGAGAATCCTGTGCTCAGAGATAAATTAATCAAGTGCACAATCCACCATGAAATAAACCACCATATGCCTCTGTTCTTTTCTATCcattcatgtattttttatttttcctatctCACATCTGACGTTCCATTTAACATAAATGAAAGCAACACAAAATAAGTGAAAACTTTTCTTACCTTTACTGGAGACTTTCAAAATGgcaagaaaaacataaaaaaaaaatccagttaaTAGTCATACGCCTGAGTGCTACAGGCTGAATAaagcatttaattaaaaacattaaaatataccTGAATGAGCTGACTTCACTTCACTAGGAGTCACTTTATGCTGAAGTACGGACGTTACCCTGGCCGCTCTAGCATAGCAGTACAGCTTAGAGTCACCAAACCTCcgaggcttctgattggctgctgctTCTTAGCAAGACCCCATACAGAGTTGTTGAGAAATTCCTTCTGCTTACATCACACTTTTTGCGAAAGGATCACTACTACATAATGGAATGGCAAGGCCAATGTTTTTGCTATTGATGTCCGTAAGTGTCATTTGGGTTTGACATCAAGATGAGTATGAGACCAGATGGATCAGATCTTCAGCTTGCATTTGCTGATCTCTACATCTAGATGTGTCAAACAACGTCAGTGTGGCAGCTCTGCTGGGGGCGATTTTTCAGTGAGTGAAAGTGAATCATAAACTAAAATGAAGCAAATAACACTCACGATTCAGCTTCTTTTGATCACAAAGCCAAATGTGTCTATGTACAGCccaaagaaaagagaaagaatctGGCTGTTCCGATACTTTTGGACGAAAGTGAATAAGTACACtcagaaagaaaaatagtattAAGCTGTAGATTTTCTCATCCCTGGGAAAGGTATTCTCAAAGGTACATATTGTAGACCTTTAAATCTTTATCTTTCACCTACAAACAATAATACTGTAGTTtttcttaagaaaaaaaataaagtataaactGTACATGGAGCATAATTAGACTTCAGGTACTTTCCAAGTACAGGAAAAAAGTACATTTGTAGACCATTTCCCCCATAAATTGTATGTAATGCAGTATCCATtagtgaaatatatatatatgtgatgtATCCAGCTGTTATCAGATGTATTCAAAGCTGCTGAATCCTTCAGATGTGTATAGGAGACTGTTCAATGGACAAgtaaaaggaaagaaagtgCACAGACTAGACATTTGGCTTGTTACGGCCTCCCGCTGCATTCCCCCGTGGGCAAGCTACAACAATCATTACCTCGTCCTTTCATTGTCACACACATTTAGCATTAATGTCCTCGGTTGATTTTTACTTTCCTGGTAGACCTTCATTACTGAGCAACTTTCCCGACTGATGACATCACACGAGGTATCTTAAATGTGGAAGTGATCAGCAGTCAGCTTGTGTTGTGCTGGGGGTCAGCGACGGTCATTCATTGAGTTTTAGGGAGAATTTACCCTTAAGACAATGCAAAACAGATCAGTATCTTAACTTGTGTGGTATATGAAGCATAGCATATTATACAtgatgtctttttttccccttcgcTCATTATGGTGATGTAGTCAAAAATTAAACAACGTATAGGAGGCGTCGAGTATCTCCAGGCATGGGGGTTGATTCCTGCCTTCATTATATGTGtatgttctcccagtgcttcAGGGGGGTTTTCTCTTTCCCAGACTAAAGACATGTGGTGTAAGCTGACGTCTAatctgtctgtagtgtgtgaatacGTGCATGTGCAATAGATTCACACCCCATCTAGGGCGTCTCTCAAATACCCTGGGACTGTATCTAGGCTCCCTGTGATGGATAAGTCCTAAAGAAAATGGATAAATAGGggaaggtgtaaaaaaaaaaaaaaaaaaaaaaaaaaatccctgccTTTTGAAGGAAGACTAAATAGTGATTACCATATGCTGAATCACTAGcaatatgaaaaagaaaatgcctTTAATACCCAGGATTCTATAAGCACCATGCAGCATAATCAATGTGTGGGATTTATTACAAATATGTCTTTCTCCAGACACTGCATACTGTTAGACTCCTTCCTCCCTGCCTGCACATTTCTAAAATCCATCACAAAAATCAAAGATTATGTTGTTATATGCCAAGGAATGCATCATGCTGCTGACAAACGATTAATTCCAGTGTCCCAATGCTCCTCTCTTGGTATCACAACTG from Hemibagrus wyckioides isolate EC202008001 linkage group LG19, SWU_Hwy_1.0, whole genome shotgun sequence encodes the following:
- the si:dkey-39a18.1 gene encoding uncharacterized protein si:dkey-39a18.1 codes for the protein MGVTDKHTVTEEAANWPAEVHFHKINRRRMRRSQSPSREVSPVPSYFSEPVSFRKRKDVTARLPHLINEAHQDEDDNDDIQSLKSLPTVMNTLTPDPKVNRSHTSRKGQGVSDSSLPLLLTSKCTLVVKGTGCTRTRGFLPAIKSTVLERPPCRAGCRPDNVEIDSTRHPHPVSHPRYAPLSESRPPEKAWTIKASCQHLPSSSSNKVSLGSRITFQSPVVQGVYPITPDLMKESRHNVQDCRPLRPVLKRAQVLNQGALHCLLEKSYLPCSNNPHLLEPFSGFEAHLCHQLLNSPLPRRAALPHVNSHHLLQLEAMLPVPQGLGSSLMQRTVELCNPQGRQLPSITMTCPTPSPKHLHNTENRHVA